From Candidatus Brocadiaceae bacterium, the proteins below share one genomic window:
- the pstA gene encoding phosphate ABC transporter permease PstA — protein MRNFLKTGNPYIWLTAGTLTMCLLMVSGLMVLIVMKGLGVFWPHKLVQYELKDGTVVLGEIKKREPVPYREGHFRTKVKMGNRDVYGLDFKWINEEHIVSQKYPKTALTIERREWGNMYGYLSGLKEAGTVRPIGIKETETLIDENHRIFQRIRYLEKKEIGMINYHMEKYRLEMKRLEKLQKTDKVQKRMRVALQKLRDLEREYQKKEESLNELYALSRKKELVIHLADGAERTISVFQIVRICSPNDMGVFSKFGFYMEKFWEFVSDEPREANTEGGIFPAIFGTVMMVMIMSIAVVPLGVLTAVFLKEYSSDNIFARLVRISVNNLAGVPSIVFGVFGLGFFIYFIGGGIDKIFFSEALPTPTFGTGGILWASLTLALLTVPVVVVATEEGLSSVPSSIRDGSYALGATKFETIWKVVLPQATPGILTGTILAMARAAGEVAPLMITGVVKLAPSLPLDSHFPFVHLERKFMHLGFHIYDVGFQSPNVEAAVPMVYTTTLVLVMTVVVLNLAAIVIRNKLRRKYKTASV, from the coding sequence ATGAGGAACTTCCTGAAAACGGGTAATCCGTATATCTGGTTGACAGCAGGCACATTAACCATGTGTCTTTTGATGGTAAGCGGTCTGATGGTGCTTATTGTGATGAAAGGCCTCGGTGTCTTCTGGCCTCACAAGCTGGTGCAGTATGAACTGAAGGATGGCACGGTTGTTTTAGGGGAAATAAAGAAGCGGGAACCCGTTCCATACAGAGAAGGACATTTTCGGACGAAAGTAAAGATGGGGAACAGGGATGTCTATGGCCTGGATTTCAAATGGATAAATGAGGAGCATATCGTATCACAGAAATACCCGAAGACCGCTTTGACCATTGAGAGAAGAGAATGGGGGAATATGTACGGATATTTGTCCGGGCTGAAGGAAGCCGGTACCGTGAGACCCATTGGCATAAAGGAAACGGAGACGCTGATAGACGAGAATCACAGGATTTTTCAACGGATAAGATATCTGGAGAAAAAAGAAATTGGCATGATAAATTACCATATGGAAAAGTATCGCCTTGAAATGAAGCGCCTGGAGAAGCTTCAAAAAACCGATAAGGTGCAGAAACGGATGCGTGTAGCGTTGCAAAAGCTGCGTGATCTTGAAAGGGAATATCAGAAAAAAGAAGAGTCCCTTAATGAGCTGTATGCTTTGTCAAGAAAAAAGGAGCTTGTAATTCATCTTGCAGATGGTGCAGAAAGGACAATTTCTGTTTTTCAGATTGTACGTATCTGTTCTCCCAATGATATGGGTGTTTTTTCAAAATTTGGTTTTTATATGGAAAAATTCTGGGAGTTTGTTTCGGACGAACCAAGAGAGGCCAATACAGAAGGAGGTATTTTTCCGGCAATTTTCGGGACGGTCATGATGGTCATGATCATGAGCATTGCGGTTGTTCCTCTGGGAGTATTGACAGCGGTGTTTCTCAAGGAATATTCCAGTGACAATATTTTTGCCCGGCTTGTGAGGATATCGGTAAATAATCTCGCGGGTGTCCCTTCCATTGTCTTTGGGGTCTTTGGTCTCGGTTTTTTTATCTATTTTATCGGTGGTGGTATCGATAAGATATTTTTTTCAGAAGCCCTGCCAACTCCTACCTTCGGAACCGGTGGTATTTTGTGGGCATCCCTTACCCTGGCGCTCCTTACGGTGCCTGTAGTGGTTGTTGCCACAGAGGAGGGTTTGTCGTCCGTGCCGAGTTCGATACGTGATGGCTCGTATGCACTGGGAGCCACTAAATTTGAGACCATATGGAAGGTGGTGCTCCCACAGGCAACCCCTGGAATCCTGACCGGTACGATTCTGGCAATGGCAAGGGCGGCAGGAGAAGTCGCCCCTCTTATGATTACCGGTGTCGTCAAGCTTGCGCCTTCTCTTCCTTTGGACAGTCATTTTCCTTTTGTCCATCTGGAAAGAAAATTTATGCATCTGGGATTTCATATCTATGATGTGGGATTTCAATCCCCGAATGTCGAGGCGGCCGTTCCCATGGTATATACAACAACCCTTGTTTTGGTTATGACGGTGGTGGTATTGAATCTCGCGGCCATCGTGATAAGAAATAAATTGAGAAGGAAATATAAAACAGCATCGGTATAA
- the pstB gene encoding phosphate ABC transporter ATP-binding protein PstB, producing MSNVAYPIVTIEDLSLYYGDTLALKGINLDISEKRITAFIGPSGCGKSTLIRCLNRMNDLIEGVRIEGRIKISGKDIYDHAIDVTELRKRVGMVFQKPNPFPKSIYENVVYGPRVLGIKKKSTLDELCENALQRAALWHEVKDRLKTSALELSGGQQQRICIARAIAMEPEIVLLDEPCSALDPIATAKIEDMLVELKKDYTVIIVTHNMQQAARVSDYTGFFMLGELLECNVTTEIFTNPQKKQTEDYITGRFG from the coding sequence ATGAGCAATGTAGCGTATCCGATAGTGACGATTGAAGATTTATCCCTATATTATGGTGACACGCTGGCATTGAAAGGGATTAATCTGGATATTTCAGAAAAAAGGATTACGGCGTTTATCGGTCCCTCAGGATGCGGAAAATCTACCCTGATCCGGTGCCTGAATCGTATGAATGATCTTATTGAAGGTGTCAGAATTGAAGGAAGGATCAAAATAAGCGGCAAAGATATTTATGATCATGCCATCGATGTAACCGAATTGAGAAAGAGGGTGGGAATGGTATTTCAGAAACCGAATCCGTTTCCAAAGTCAATTTACGAAAATGTGGTATATGGGCCCCGTGTCCTGGGTATTAAGAAAAAAAGCACCCTTGATGAACTCTGTGAAAATGCGTTGCAGAGAGCTGCCCTGTGGCATGAGGTAAAAGATAGATTGAAGACAAGCGCCCTTGAACTTTCCGGAGGGCAACAGCAGCGTATCTGTATTGCCAGGGCAATAGCCATGGAGCCGGAGATCGTGCTTCTTGACGAACCGTGTTCTGCTCTCGACCCGATTGCTACTGCCAAGATAGAAGATATGCTTGTCGAACTCAAGAAGGATTATACGGTAATTATCGTTACTCATAATATGCAGCAGGCCGCAAGGGTATCTGATTATACGGGGTTTTTCATGCTTGGAGAGCTGTTAGAATGTAATGTCACGACAGAAATTTTCACCAACCCGCAGAAAAAGCAGACAGAGGATTATATAACGGGCAGGTTTGGGTAA
- the phoU gene encoding phosphate signaling complex protein PhoU: protein MSRKAYHEALKQLQDEVLNMGEMVSNAIRESIQALQARDRKASERIIKNDLLINKKRFNIEEQCIALIATQQPAAVDLRIITAILSIVTDLERIGDHAEGNAKINILMGEEPLVKPLVDIPRMAEIGISMLQRALQAFIKRDVEMARRICDDDDQVDALHDQIYRELLVLMMENPKVIHMSTYLTWVSHNLERIADRVTNIAEKTVFMVTGKMEEMNVSKY, encoded by the coding sequence ATGTCACGAAAGGCGTATCATGAAGCATTAAAGCAATTGCAGGATGAGGTCTTGAATATGGGTGAGATGGTGTCAAATGCCATCAGGGAATCTATTCAGGCGCTACAGGCCAGAGATCGAAAGGCATCGGAAAGAATCATAAAAAATGACCTGCTCATAAACAAAAAACGTTTTAATATTGAAGAGCAGTGTATTGCCCTTATTGCTACTCAACAGCCTGCAGCGGTTGATTTGAGGATAATAACCGCCATCTTAAGTATCGTAACGGATCTGGAACGCATTGGCGATCATGCGGAAGGCAACGCAAAGATAAATATCCTGATGGGAGAGGAACCCCTCGTAAAACCGCTGGTGGATATTCCACGGATGGCTGAAATAGGAATTTCCATGCTGCAGCGGGCTCTTCAGGCATTTATTAAAAGGGACGTGGAAATGGCAAGGCGTATCTGTGACGATGATGATCAGGTGGATGCCCTTCACGATCAGATTTATCGTGAACTTCTCGTATTAATGATGGAAAACCCGAAGGTTATTCATATGTCGACGTATCTTACCTGGGTATCCCATAATCTTGAACGCATTGCAGACAGGGTTACTAATATTGCTGAAAAAACCGTGTTTATGGTTACCGGGAAAATGGAGGAGATGAATGTTTCGAAATATTAG
- a CDS encoding tetratricopeptide repeat protein: protein MELELLLSDMKASSQNLASRLDDLSQKTSDLDAHYLKLQDSLGEVNSRLEIKDRSLETTLTDSQKAIKTIEDRLHGIEKANTDLQNQIITLQTQRTYKTDSRVGKTDEAMREETRQMIEQGREMIEEAKNGNLPKDEEEIKALVAGQSKEALQKLLDDALISYREGNYEEALRKWEEALVIDPENLEAKFNIEITREKIPSPSEQ, encoded by the coding sequence ATGGAACTTGAACTTCTCCTATCAGACATGAAAGCCTCTTCTCAAAACCTTGCTTCACGCTTAGACGACCTGTCTCAAAAAACATCTGACTTAGACGCTCACTATTTAAAACTCCAGGATTCGCTGGGTGAAGTCAACTCCAGGCTAGAGATAAAAGACCGTTCACTTGAAACAACGCTCACCGATTCGCAGAAGGCTATTAAAACGATTGAAGACAGACTTCACGGTATTGAAAAAGCAAACACTGATTTACAAAATCAAATCATCACTCTTCAAACCCAAAGAACATACAAAACTGATTCCAGGGTCGGAAAAACAGATGAAGCAATGAGAGAAGAAACCAGGCAAATGATTGAGCAGGGGAGAGAGATGATTGAAGAAGCAAAAAACGGAAACCTGCCGAAAGACGAAGAGGAAATCAAGGCGCTCGTAGCTGGACAAAGTAAAGAAGCGCTGCAAAAGCTGTTGGATGATGCATTGATATCTTACAGAGAAGGAAACTACGAGGAGGCGCTCCGGAAATGGGAGGAAGCCCTGGTAATAGATCCGGAAAATTTGGAAGCAAAATTTAATATAGAAATCACGAGGGAGAAGATACCCTCTCCTTCAGAACAATAA
- a CDS encoding tetratricopeptide repeat protein, with protein sequence MKKILFTVFFLNIFCVNFFCYHKSRGADDFSDFDIHYKLGNEYNISGMIDDAILEYEKAIKINSNSAKAYNNLGVAYGKKNFIDNEILSYTKAISLDTGYKEAYFNLGIAYGAKGMLDEEIKAYLKVIELEPDNFEAYYNLGHAYREKKQYSESIDAYKKVVALSPLFVDAHFNLGVSYGRKGLLNMEILQYKRVLELDADNAQAHFNLAIVYGEKEMFAEQVREYRVAIAINPAYAKAYKNLESLYRSKGMIKEADSELAKYYDLVTH encoded by the coding sequence CGATTTTTCTGATTTTGACATACATTACAAACTCGGAAATGAATATAATATATCAGGCATGATTGACGATGCAATTTTAGAATATGAAAAAGCCATTAAAATAAATTCAAATTCTGCCAAGGCTTATAACAACCTTGGCGTTGCATACGGAAAGAAAAATTTTATTGATAATGAAATTTTATCCTATACAAAGGCAATTTCATTAGATACTGGCTATAAAGAGGCGTACTTTAACTTAGGGATTGCTTATGGCGCAAAGGGGATGCTTGACGAAGAGATTAAGGCTTATTTAAAGGTAATCGAACTTGAACCAGATAACTTTGAGGCCTATTATAATTTAGGTCATGCCTATCGGGAAAAAAAACAGTACAGTGAATCTATTGACGCATATAAAAAAGTTGTGGCATTATCTCCCCTTTTCGTTGATGCGCACTTTAATTTAGGGGTTTCATATGGGAGAAAAGGTCTTCTAAACATGGAAATACTGCAATATAAAAGAGTGCTGGAACTAGATGCTGACAATGCACAAGCACATTTTAATTTAGCAATCGTATATGGTGAAAAGGAAATGTTTGCGGAACAAGTTCGTGAATACAGAGTTGCAATTGCCATAAACCCTGCATATGCAAAGGCATACAAAAATCTGGAATCGCTCTATAGATCAAAAGGGATGATAAAAGAGGCAGACAGCGAATTGGCCAAATATTATGACTTGGTAACACATTAG